A genomic window from Rhodothermia bacterium includes:
- a CDS encoding DUF5009 domain-containing protein — MSVAFKERLIALDALRGLTIAGMILVNNPGSWKYVYPPLEHAAWHGLTPTDLVFPFFLFIGGVSMWYSFGQYGQKPSWELIRKIFWRTISIYVLYVILHTWPLIKQNWDYSHFRVLGVLPRIALCYFFGSLAVLYLDQKKLWVLSAFILLGYWVVMAFGGTGTDVFSLQTNFQRQVDLWILGENHMYKGEGLPFDPEGVLSTFPALVTLLIGYEVGRMVGKRESWGLLLSRFWAYGAILIVVGLVWHLAFPINKKIWTSSYVLVTGGLGIWFLAFWLWMTEIKNWKKIAFPFVVYGTNAIFAYFISGIWVVTILKVKFDQNGKDVSGYEYLFETIFRPLAGDYNGSLLFALAHVLGFWFVLWWMHRKKLFVKL; from the coding sequence ATGTCGGTAGCCTTTAAAGAGCGCTTGATTGCTTTAGATGCCTTGCGGGGTCTCACCATCGCCGGAATGATTTTGGTAAACAATCCGGGAAGTTGGAAATATGTTTATCCTCCGCTCGAACATGCGGCGTGGCACGGTTTAACCCCCACCGACTTGGTGTTTCCGTTTTTCTTGTTCATTGGTGGGGTTTCCATGTGGTACTCCTTTGGTCAATACGGACAAAAGCCGTCTTGGGAGTTGATCCGAAAGATTTTTTGGCGTACAATAAGCATCTATGTGCTGTATGTGATCTTACACACATGGCCCCTCATCAAGCAAAACTGGGACTATTCGCATTTTCGGGTTCTGGGTGTGTTGCCTCGCATAGCGCTTTGTTATTTCTTTGGCTCGTTGGCCGTGTTGTATTTGGATCAGAAAAAACTTTGGGTGCTTTCTGCGTTCATCCTGCTGGGGTATTGGGTGGTGATGGCCTTTGGCGGAACGGGAACCGATGTTTTTAGCTTGCAAACCAACTTTCAGCGACAAGTTGACCTTTGGATTTTGGGTGAAAACCATATGTACAAAGGCGAGGGTTTGCCTTTCGATCCAGAAGGCGTCCTTAGCACGTTTCCAGCATTGGTTACGCTTTTAATCGGTTACGAGGTGGGGCGAATGGTCGGAAAACGCGAATCTTGGGGTCTGTTGCTGTCCCGGTTCTGGGCGTATGGCGCAATTTTAATCGTTGTTGGTTTAGTTTGGCATTTGGCCTTCCCCATCAATAAAAAAATCTGGACAAGTTCGTATGTGCTCGTGACAGGGGGATTAGGCATTTGGTTCTTGGCTTTTTGGCTTTGGATGACGGAGATTAAAAACTGGAAAAAAATTGCATTTCCCTTTGTGGTGTATGGTACGAATGCGATCTTTGCATATTTCATCTCTGGTATTTGGGTCGTTACCATACTAAAAGTAAAGTTTGACCAGAACGGCAAGGATGTAAGCGGATACGAATACCTTTTTGAGACTATTTTCAGGCCATTGGCCGGAGATTATAATGGTTCACTTCTGTTTGCTTTAGCACATGTTTTGGGGTTCTGGTTTGTCTTATGGTGGATGCATCGCAAAAAACTGTTTGTAAAGTTGTGA
- a CDS encoding ABC transporter permease, which produces MSLAYVVREGLSGFARAKLAFFASVSAMTVALALIGVLFLLGFQAQQLSEWLTKRVGQVDVFLENIEEPLGRTVRDQIATLPGVESATYVSKQEAIRTFRREFGEGAETFLGEGGDFLPASVKVQVTSHMINTESLNRIIKTLRKQQHVDDVVYNSRALTAVQQNLKTLTWVGISLGLIILLAAVFLVANTIRLSIYARRLLIKTMKLVGATDSFIRKPFLVEGLVQGLLGGLVGAAFMSGLNAALVWIIPQLRNQPWPGGHPIVLMIALVGFGLVLGWLGSLFAVRKFVRSVTLN; this is translated from the coding sequence ATGTCACTCGCCTATGTTGTTCGAGAAGGGCTATCCGGTTTTGCACGGGCAAAACTTGCCTTCTTTGCATCCGTCAGTGCCATGACCGTCGCCCTTGCACTTATCGGAGTACTGTTCTTATTGGGCTTTCAGGCTCAGCAACTCTCCGAATGGCTTACCAAAAGGGTGGGGCAAGTGGATGTTTTCCTTGAAAATATTGAAGAACCCCTAGGGAGAACGGTTCGAGACCAAATTGCGACGTTACCCGGCGTCGAAAGTGCAACCTATGTTTCAAAACAAGAAGCAATCCGCACATTTCGTCGCGAGTTTGGAGAAGGAGCAGAAACGTTTTTAGGCGAAGGGGGCGACTTTCTGCCCGCCTCTGTAAAGGTACAGGTGACGTCACACATGATTAACACGGAAAGTCTAAACCGCATCATCAAAACCTTGCGAAAACAACAACATGTAGATGATGTCGTGTATAATAGCCGTGCTCTTACGGCGGTACAACAAAACCTAAAAACCCTAACATGGGTTGGGATTTCTTTGGGCTTAATCATCTTATTGGCAGCGGTTTTCTTGGTTGCCAATACCATCCGGCTCTCCATTTATGCTCGCCGGTTGTTGATTAAAACCATGAAATTAGTAGGCGCAACCGATTCTTTTATCCGAAAACCCTTTTTGGTGGAAGGTTTGGTACAAGGATTGCTTGGTGGATTGGTGGGTGCCGCCTTTATGAGTGGCCTAAATGCTGCTTTGGTCTGGATTATTCCGCAGTTACGGAATCAACCTTGGCCGGGTGGCCATCCGATTGTCTTGATGATTGCTTTGGTAGGGTTTGGCTTAGTCCTTGGGTGGCTTGGCTCGCTATTCGCCGTCAGAAAATTTGTAAGAAGTGTAACCTTGAATTAA
- the pheA gene encoding prephenate dehydratase, whose product MRIAYQGEPGAFSEYAAFQLLGDDVMAVPKPTFELVYKALEEGEVEKAVVPIENSLFGSVHINYDLLRKHAFRIVGEVKLRVVHNLLALPGVKIQDIQEVYSHWQALGQCQAFLRSHLPNAHRIDAYDTAGAAKVLAEGGYPKPEYSAAIASKRAAEHYGLEILASGIESDHQNFTRFLVLQPEAHTVPQWDPDAHMKTSVVFAHKEDLAGALFKSLAVFALRDIDLLKIESRPLVGSPWVYLFYLDIQGRETDEPVQKALDHLSELTAYLKVLGSYPAGTTIE is encoded by the coding sequence ATGCGGATAGCCTATCAAGGAGAACCCGGCGCTTTTAGTGAATATGCGGCCTTCCAATTGTTGGGAGATGATGTGATGGCCGTTCCCAAACCCACGTTTGAATTGGTGTATAAGGCGTTGGAGGAAGGAGAAGTAGAAAAAGCAGTCGTGCCAATAGAGAATTCTTTATTTGGCAGTGTTCACATAAATTATGACCTCCTCCGAAAACACGCCTTCCGGATTGTAGGAGAGGTAAAACTGCGTGTAGTTCATAATTTATTAGCCCTTCCCGGCGTAAAGATACAAGACATACAAGAGGTGTATTCCCATTGGCAGGCATTGGGGCAGTGCCAAGCATTTCTACGAAGCCACCTACCCAATGCCCACCGCATTGACGCCTACGATACCGCTGGGGCTGCAAAAGTCCTTGCCGAAGGAGGCTATCCGAAACCAGAATACAGTGCCGCCATTGCGTCTAAGCGTGCTGCAGAACATTATGGCTTGGAAATTCTGGCGTCGGGCATCGAAAGTGACCACCAGAACTTTACCCGTTTTTTGGTACTACAGCCAGAAGCGCACACCGTACCACAGTGGGATCCAGATGCACACATGAAAACCTCGGTGGTATTTGCCCACAAAGAGGATTTGGCCGGTGCGTTGTTTAAGAGCCTCGCCGTTTTTGCACTCCGCGACATAGACTTGTTAAAAATTGAAAGCCGTCCACTTGTAGGAAGCCCATGGGTTTATCTATTTTATTTGGACATCCAAGGCCGAGAGACCGATGAACCTGTCCAAAAAGCATTAGATCATCTGTCTGAATTAACCGCTTACCTCAAGGTTTTGGGATCGTATCCGGCTGGAACCACCATCGAATAA
- a CDS encoding arginine--tRNA ligase — protein MKAYLSRQLQAVLSTIEGVPSDFELQFQAPARPEQGDLASNFAMQLAKKVGSNPRAFAERVLSEVQLDPDRIAGVEIAGPGFINFRFSSVYLRKGLYEILAKGANFGRSAQGAGKKAMVEYVSANPTGPLTVGHGRNAVLGDTMANLLNWAGYDVTREYYFNDAGRQMRVLAQSVRARYLELIWPECPMKKLGTGEDAVWVPVSFPDGGYQGAYIIDIAASLLDEKGDGLIEDRDWLSDEVPEAELAPFKEKAISLIFKDIDQTMRRIGVKMDTFFNEHTLYTDGKVEATLTALRDTGLVFDADGAVWFKTSTFGKDKETVLVKSSGEPTYRLPDMAYHVEKLKRGYDLCIDLFGADHIDTYPDVLNALNVLGYDAQKIQVVIYQFVTLMRGGEAVKMSTRKANFVTLDDLMDEVGEDVTRYFFLAVSPNTHINFDLDLAKADAEKNPAFYLQYAHARIHQIISKAAEVGLTIQPESDLTALTHDRESTLIKTMLQFPDEILATVKSLQPQRLINYLREVAEAFHAFYHDCRIIGEAPDVAQARFNLACAAQHVVRNGLNILGLSTPEKM, from the coding sequence ATGAAAGCATACTTATCCCGCCAACTCCAAGCCGTACTTTCGACGATAGAAGGTGTTCCATCCGATTTTGAGCTGCAATTTCAGGCTCCGGCACGTCCCGAACAAGGCGATTTGGCCTCTAATTTTGCCATGCAGTTGGCCAAAAAGGTGGGGAGCAATCCCCGTGCTTTTGCCGAGCGGGTACTTTCGGAGGTTCAATTAGACCCAGACCGAATTGCCGGCGTGGAGATTGCGGGACCGGGATTCATCAATTTCCGCTTTTCCAGTGTTTACCTCCGTAAAGGCTTGTATGAGATTCTGGCGAAAGGCGCGAACTTTGGTCGCTCGGCACAAGGCGCAGGAAAAAAAGCTATGGTGGAATACGTAAGTGCCAATCCTACAGGGCCTCTTACGGTGGGACATGGCCGGAATGCGGTATTGGGCGATACAATGGCCAATTTATTAAATTGGGCCGGATATGACGTAACGCGAGAATACTATTTTAATGATGCCGGACGCCAAATGCGCGTCTTGGCGCAGTCTGTGAGGGCACGCTACTTAGAACTGATCTGGCCGGAATGTCCGATGAAGAAACTCGGCACGGGCGAAGATGCCGTTTGGGTTCCCGTATCATTCCCCGATGGCGGGTATCAAGGGGCATATATCATTGATATTGCAGCCTCATTGCTTGACGAAAAAGGCGATGGCCTGATTGAAGACCGAGACTGGTTGTCCGATGAAGTGCCCGAGGCCGAACTTGCCCCCTTTAAAGAAAAAGCCATCTCGCTCATTTTTAAAGACATAGACCAAACCATGCGTCGGATTGGGGTGAAGATGGATACCTTTTTTAATGAACACACCCTCTATACAGATGGGAAGGTAGAAGCTACCTTGACGGCACTGCGAGATACAGGCTTGGTTTTTGATGCCGATGGCGCCGTCTGGTTCAAAACAAGTACCTTCGGAAAAGACAAAGAAACCGTTTTGGTGAAGTCCTCTGGCGAACCGACCTACCGACTCCCAGATATGGCATACCACGTTGAAAAACTAAAGCGGGGCTACGACCTTTGTATAGACCTTTTTGGGGCAGACCATATAGATACCTACCCCGATGTCCTCAATGCACTGAATGTACTGGGATATGATGCACAGAAAATCCAAGTGGTTATTTACCAGTTTGTCACGCTGATGCGCGGGGGCGAGGCCGTCAAAATGTCCACCAGAAAAGCAAATTTTGTGACCTTAGACGATTTGATGGACGAAGTGGGAGAGGATGTAACCCGTTATTTCTTTTTGGCGGTTTCTCCCAATACCCACATCAATTTTGATTTGGACTTGGCGAAGGCCGATGCCGAGAAAAACCCTGCTTTTTATTTACAATATGCCCATGCCCGCATTCATCAGATCATCAGTAAAGCAGCAGAAGTCGGGCTAACTATCCAGCCAGAGTCCGACCTTACAGCACTTACACACGACCGAGAAAGTACCCTCATCAAAACGATGTTGCAGTTTCCGGACGAGATTTTGGCAACCGTTAAGAGCCTACAACCGCAGCGCCTCATCAATTACCTCCGAGAGGTTGCCGAGGCGTTCCATGCTTTTTACCACGACTGCCGCATCATTGGCGAAGCGCCCGATGTGGCACAGGCTCGTTTTAACCTTGCTTGCGCTGCCCAACATGTTGTTCGGAATGGCCTTAACATATTGGGACTTTCCACGCCGGAGAAAATGTAA
- a CDS encoding class I SAM-dependent methyltransferase gives MWDVEYQQEAFVFGTAPNDFLAEAYGFFPKGKILSIGEGEGRNAVFLARMGYDVTGLDAVSSGFPKGQKLAESHDVFVDWQHADLNDFLWEPRRWNGILSIFCHLPSELRKKVHTQAAQALCPKGVFLLEAYAPEQLQYGTGGPQSLDMLPDLATLLADFPTLKVLHACTLEREVVEGHRHTGLAMVNQVVLLKEV, from the coding sequence ATGTGGGATGTCGAATACCAGCAAGAAGCCTTTGTTTTTGGAACTGCCCCCAATGATTTTCTGGCCGAGGCTTATGGCTTTTTTCCAAAAGGCAAAATTTTATCCATTGGAGAGGGGGAAGGCCGAAATGCCGTTTTTCTTGCACGTATGGGTTATGATGTCACAGGGTTAGATGCGGTTAGCTCTGGGTTTCCGAAAGGGCAAAAATTGGCCGAGTCCCACGATGTTTTCGTTGATTGGCAACACGCAGACCTCAATGATTTTCTCTGGGAACCACGCCGATGGAATGGCATTTTGTCCATATTTTGTCATCTACCCTCTGAACTTAGGAAAAAGGTTCACACACAAGCCGCACAAGCCCTCTGCCCGAAAGGGGTCTTTCTGTTAGAAGCCTATGCACCTGAACAACTCCAGTACGGCACAGGAGGACCTCAATCTTTAGACATGTTACCCGATTTAGCTACGTTGTTGGCAGATTTCCCGACCTTGAAAGTCCTTCATGCCTGCACGCTTGAACGGGAAGTGGTGGAGGGACATCGCCATACGGGTCTCGCCATGGTGAATCAAGTGGTTTTGCTGAAAGAGGTTTAA
- a CDS encoding DUF3224 domain-containing protein yields the protein MPQIAIGTFEVKMTPIEQEKEVSGRTVGLVQLEKTFHGDLQATGVGKMLTSLTATKGSAVYTAIEKVEGNLHGKAGSLVFHHQGIMEKGAQHLTIAVVPDSGEGEWHGIRGTFFLEIVEKVHHYRFEYDLG from the coding sequence ATGCCGCAAATAGCTATCGGTACGTTCGAGGTCAAAATGACCCCAATTGAACAAGAAAAAGAGGTCTCCGGTAGAACCGTTGGGCTTGTACAACTCGAAAAAACATTTCATGGTGATTTACAGGCCACTGGCGTCGGGAAAATGCTAACCTCGCTGACCGCCACAAAAGGCTCTGCCGTCTATACCGCCATCGAAAAAGTAGAAGGAAACCTACACGGAAAAGCCGGATCATTGGTTTTCCACCATCAAGGCATCATGGAAAAGGGGGCACAACACCTCACTATTGCCGTCGTTCCAGATTCCGGAGAAGGCGAATGGCATGGGATTCGGGGCACTTTTTTTCTTGAAATCGTAGAGAAAGTCCACCACTACCGTTTTGAATACGACTTGGGATAA
- a CDS encoding DUF4384 domain-containing protein, translated as MYKLYLIGLWLVLPLWAFSQEKPEWVQTYGENTCQPPLHYRGFGVGQVTLRTPKERALQQARTQAQAHLAQAIRTQVTNREIEQVVENDGGFFTSFQSVTERTTEVELPGITEQTWFDATQNVWYVLGCLAKADLFSRYRLKTQSLKNELLAQYNRSRSFLRRGKTEEALAAYFVGQTLLRRYQEAALVTAFSAASDGQKFLDRTPSNQFRQLWLQLSPKSLRVSSLDAAATQLLGSLKAQTEGLNRSALLRVKILPLRMGKTQQITEFAAHLADVLRHKALPLVQWRPLLPDEETDSLEISGRFTLSGKMTIEGKDVRLMTFLQQTDRKWVAAAEVLLPLSVVEATGLAVDAPKTRLPIQETHKPDMGIYLDAWTTKGQHGITLRNGEKMRVVANVNRPAFLRLVYHMADGRKILLLDNHYVRLNQVNVPYEIPKDLIAHAPFGAEFLQVLAANEPFLPAQTTLMAGLEVITAKVTPFLQPVTGKPQAIAEVLIPVTTLSK; from the coding sequence ATGTACAAACTATATCTCATCGGTTTATGGCTTGTTTTGCCTCTGTGGGCATTCTCACAAGAGAAGCCGGAATGGGTACAAACATACGGCGAAAACACTTGCCAACCACCACTCCATTATCGCGGATTTGGTGTTGGACAGGTTACATTACGTACCCCAAAAGAACGTGCGCTACAACAAGCACGAACACAGGCACAAGCTCACTTAGCACAGGCCATCCGCACGCAAGTCACCAACCGAGAAATTGAACAAGTGGTAGAAAACGACGGCGGTTTTTTCACGTCTTTTCAATCGGTTACAGAACGAACCACCGAAGTGGAATTGCCCGGTATAACAGAACAAACTTGGTTTGATGCCACACAAAATGTTTGGTATGTATTGGGATGTCTCGCCAAAGCCGATTTGTTCAGCCGCTATCGCCTCAAGACCCAGTCTTTGAAAAATGAACTATTGGCCCAGTACAATCGTTCCCGATCTTTTTTGCGACGTGGCAAAACCGAGGAGGCTTTGGCCGCATACTTTGTAGGGCAAACGCTGCTCCGGCGTTACCAAGAGGCCGCATTGGTCACGGCATTTTCGGCAGCAAGCGATGGACAAAAATTCCTCGACCGTACCCCAAGCAATCAATTTCGGCAGTTATGGCTTCAGTTGTCCCCTAAGAGCCTTCGGGTATCGTCCTTAGACGCCGCCGCAACCCAGTTGCTTGGTTCTCTCAAAGCACAAACCGAAGGGCTGAACCGCTCCGCATTGCTCCGTGTAAAAATTTTGCCGCTTAGAATGGGCAAGACGCAACAAATCACCGAGTTTGCCGCCCATCTCGCGGATGTTCTCCGCCACAAAGCACTCCCGTTGGTACAATGGCGCCCCCTACTGCCGGATGAAGAAACCGACTCTTTGGAGATTTCGGGACGATTTACCCTTTCTGGAAAAATGACTATCGAGGGCAAAGACGTGCGTTTAATGACGTTTCTGCAACAAACCGACCGCAAATGGGTAGCGGCTGCCGAGGTGCTTTTACCGCTTTCGGTGGTTGAAGCAACAGGACTTGCCGTGGATGCACCGAAAACACGTTTGCCCATACAAGAAACGCACAAACCAGACATGGGGATTTATTTAGACGCTTGGACAACAAAAGGGCAACATGGCATTACCCTCCGCAATGGCGAAAAAATGCGCGTGGTGGCAAATGTAAATCGGCCCGCTTTTCTACGTCTGGTGTATCACATGGCCGATGGCCGGAAAATCCTGCTCTTAGACAACCACTACGTCCGCTTGAATCAGGTAAACGTGCCCTACGAGATCCCGAAAGACCTGATTGCTCATGCGCCATTTGGTGCCGAGTTCTTGCAGGTTCTAGCCGCAAATGAGCCTTTTTTACCCGCACAAACAACCTTGATGGCGGGATTAGAGGTTATTACTGCCAAGGTAACTCCATTCCTACAACCTGTGACGGGGAAGCCCCAAGCCATTGCTGAGGTGCTGATTCCCGTTACAACGCTATCCAAATAA